In Saccharomonospora marina XMU15, one genomic interval encodes:
- a CDS encoding DoxX family protein: MNTRDDELDQRTTRLRSDQFDGSGFTPEENPPFEDRLSDDEDEPNRWHGGLDFGLLILRLALGGTIGAHGLQKLFGLFDGPGIGGFADALGEFGYTSQTTLLAWITGIAEVGGGALLILGLFTPLGAAAVLGVTASAVYVKFSGGYFLGQGQGFEYEVMLSAVAFALLFTGSGRVALDKNTPWRRKPLAFGIVALLLAAAAVAVVIVLFR; the protein is encoded by the coding sequence ATGAACACTCGTGACGACGAGCTTGACCAACGGACGACTCGTCTGCGCTCGGACCAGTTCGACGGCAGCGGCTTCACCCCTGAGGAGAACCCACCGTTCGAGGACCGGCTTTCCGATGACGAGGACGAGCCGAACCGTTGGCATGGCGGGCTTGATTTCGGCCTGCTGATTCTGCGTCTCGCGCTGGGCGGGACGATCGGTGCGCACGGCCTGCAGAAGCTGTTCGGGCTCTTCGACGGTCCCGGCATCGGTGGGTTCGCCGACGCGCTCGGCGAGTTCGGCTACACGAGCCAGACCACACTGCTCGCCTGGATCACCGGAATCGCCGAGGTCGGAGGCGGCGCGCTGCTGATCCTCGGACTCTTCACGCCACTCGGCGCCGCCGCGGTACTCGGGGTGACGGCCAGTGCCGTCTACGTCAAGTTCAGCGGCGGCTACTTCCTCGGCCAGGGACAGGGCTTCGAGTACGAGGTCATGCTCTCCGCCGTCGCGTTCGCCCTGCTGTTCACCGGATCGGGCAGGGTCGCGCTGGACAAGAACACCCCCTGGCGGCGAAAGCCGCTCGCGTTCGGGATCGTCGCACTGCTGCTTGCCGCGGCGGCTGTCGCCGTGGTGATCGTCCTGTTCCGTTAA
- a CDS encoding 2-hydroxyacid dehydrogenase, giving the protein MTITVLVPDDDGMVALSGVSRVRPLRYRMGEPLPEQAREAEVLIPSGGAAAVRPMLVGLPRLRLIQLLSAGAEDWVGTLPGGVLLSTCRGAHGGSTAEWVLAVLLSMYRELEAFTEARRAAEWAPRVGETLQGKRVLVVGAGDVGTQVRRRLEPFDAWVTMVGLSARPGVHEVAELPSLLPDSDVVVLLVPLTSRTRAMVDASFLAAMPDGAVLVNASRGPVVDTEALLAELVSGRLRAALDVTDPEPLPAEHPLWSAPGVVLTPHVAGSVCGARRRSYRVAVAEIERYVQGELPRNLVHGEY; this is encoded by the coding sequence GTGACGATCACTGTTCTGGTGCCCGACGACGACGGCATGGTGGCCCTTTCGGGCGTCTCTCGGGTGCGACCACTGCGCTACCGGATGGGAGAGCCGCTGCCGGAGCAGGCACGGGAGGCCGAGGTGCTGATCCCCTCCGGCGGTGCCGCCGCGGTGCGGCCGATGCTGGTGGGGTTGCCGAGGCTGCGGCTGATCCAGTTGCTGTCCGCGGGCGCTGAGGACTGGGTGGGCACCCTCCCCGGCGGGGTGCTGCTTTCCACCTGCCGTGGCGCGCACGGTGGCAGTACCGCGGAATGGGTGCTGGCGGTGCTGCTTTCGATGTATCGGGAGCTGGAAGCGTTCACCGAAGCCAGGCGAGCGGCCGAGTGGGCTCCTCGAGTGGGCGAAACGCTGCAGGGCAAGCGGGTGCTCGTGGTCGGCGCGGGCGATGTCGGGACGCAGGTGCGGCGCAGGCTGGAGCCGTTCGATGCCTGGGTCACCATGGTCGGGCTCTCGGCAAGGCCGGGAGTGCACGAGGTCGCCGAACTGCCCTCGTTGTTGCCGGACAGCGACGTGGTGGTGTTGCTGGTGCCGCTGACGTCTCGCACCCGCGCGATGGTGGACGCGAGCTTCCTCGCCGCGATGCCGGACGGTGCGGTGCTGGTCAACGCCTCGCGGGGTCCGGTCGTGGACACCGAAGCGCTGCTCGCCGAACTCGTCTCGGGCAGGCTGCGTGCGGCACTGGATGTCACCGATCCCGAACCACTTCCCGCCGAGCACCCGCTGTGGTCCGCGCCGGGGGTTGTGCTGACCCCGCACGTGGCGGGCTCGGTCTGCGGTGCGCGACGGCGTTCATACCGGGTCGCCGTGGCCGAGATCGAGCGTTACGTGCAGGGCGAACTACCGAGGAACCTGGTGCACGGCGAGTACTGA
- the serA gene encoding phosphoglycerate dehydrogenase, which translates to MTNSSKPVVLLAEKLAQSAVSVFGDEVEVRHVDGTDRPALLDAVGDADALLVRSATKVDPEVLGAAPKLKVVARAGVGLDNVDVPAATQRGVLVVNAPTSNIVSAAEHAVALLLAVARRVSAADQSLRGGEWKRSSFTGVELHGKTVGVVGFGKIGQLVAQRLEAFGTHLLAYDPYASPARAAQLGVELVSLDELLQRADAISIHLPKTPETKGLIDAAALSKVKPGAIIVNAARGGLIDEDALAEAVREGRVGGAGVDVFASEPTTSSPLFELPNVVVTPHLGASTVEAQDRAGTDVAHSVLLALRGDFVPDAVNVASGTVGEEVRPYLPLAQKLGTVLSAFSTKPPSSVSVVASGELSGEDVSVLQLAALRGVFSGVVEDQVTFVNAPRLADDLGVQVSVTTEPESTTYRSQVTVRAVHADGTTHSVSGAVTGKEEVPKLIEVNGRHFDIRAEGHMLLLEYPDRPGIMGRVGTLLGEAGINIEAAQISQTTDRSEAIMLLRVDRAVDEHLLKPIGATVDARMIRAITFD; encoded by the coding sequence GTGACGAATTCGAGCAAGCCAGTCGTTCTCCTCGCCGAGAAGCTTGCGCAGTCGGCGGTGAGCGTGTTCGGCGACGAGGTGGAGGTCCGCCACGTCGACGGAACGGACCGGCCCGCGTTGCTGGACGCGGTAGGTGATGCTGACGCGCTGCTCGTACGGTCCGCCACGAAGGTCGACCCGGAGGTTCTCGGTGCGGCGCCGAAGCTCAAGGTCGTGGCCAGGGCGGGCGTGGGGCTGGACAACGTGGACGTTCCCGCCGCCACGCAGCGCGGCGTGCTCGTGGTGAACGCGCCCACGTCCAACATCGTCTCCGCCGCCGAACACGCCGTCGCGTTGCTGCTGGCGGTGGCCAGGCGGGTGTCGGCTGCCGACCAGAGCCTGCGTGGCGGTGAATGGAAGCGCAGTTCGTTCACCGGTGTGGAACTGCACGGCAAAACCGTCGGTGTCGTGGGATTCGGCAAGATCGGGCAGCTGGTCGCACAGCGCCTCGAGGCGTTCGGCACCCACCTGCTCGCCTACGACCCCTATGCCTCGCCTGCTCGGGCGGCTCAGCTCGGCGTCGAACTGGTGTCTTTGGACGAGTTGCTGCAGCGGGCCGACGCGATCTCGATCCACCTGCCCAAGACACCGGAAACGAAGGGGCTCATCGACGCCGCCGCGCTGTCGAAGGTGAAGCCGGGTGCCATCATCGTCAACGCGGCCCGCGGCGGGCTGATCGACGAGGACGCGCTGGCCGAGGCGGTGCGGGAAGGCCGCGTCGGCGGAGCGGGCGTCGACGTCTTCGCCAGCGAGCCCACCACGTCCAGCCCGCTGTTCGAACTGCCCAACGTCGTCGTGACCCCGCACCTGGGTGCCTCGACGGTGGAGGCGCAGGACCGCGCGGGCACCGACGTGGCGCACTCGGTTCTGCTGGCACTGCGCGGAGACTTCGTTCCCGACGCGGTCAACGTGGCCAGCGGCACCGTCGGCGAGGAGGTGCGGCCGTACCTGCCGCTGGCGCAGAAACTGGGCACGGTGCTTTCGGCGTTCAGCACCAAGCCACCGTCCTCGGTGTCGGTCGTCGCCAGCGGCGAGCTGTCCGGTGAGGACGTCAGTGTGCTGCAGCTTGCCGCGTTGCGCGGCGTGTTCTCCGGCGTGGTGGAGGACCAGGTCACCTTCGTCAACGCACCCCGCCTTGCCGATGACCTCGGGGTGCAGGTGAGCGTCACGACCGAGCCCGAGAGCACCACCTACCGCAGCCAGGTCACCGTTCGCGCGGTGCATGCCGACGGAACGACTCACTCGGTGTCGGGCGCGGTGACGGGCAAGGAGGAGGTGCCCAAGCTGATCGAGGTCAACGGCAGGCACTTCGACATCCGCGCCGAGGGCCACATGCTGCTGCTGGAATACCCCGACCGGCCCGGGATCATGGGCAGGGTCGGGACGCTGCTCGGTGAGGCGGGGATCAACATCGAGGCCGCCCAGATCAGCCAGACAACCGACCGCTCCGAGGCGATCATGCTGCTGCGCGTCGACCGCGCCGTGGACGAGCACCTGCTGAAGCCGATCGGTGCCACCGTCGACGCCCGCATGATCCGGGCGATCACCTTCGACTGA
- the ilvD gene encoding dihydroxy-acid dehydratase, with protein sequence MPALRSRTTTHGRNAAGARSLWRATGMTDSDFGKPIVAIANSYTQFVPGHVHLKDLGEIVADAVREAGGVPREFHTIAVDDGIAMGHSGMLYSLPSREIIADSVEYMVNAHQADALVCISNCDKITPGMLNAAMRLNIPTVFVSGGPMEAGKAVVVDGVAQAPTDLITAISASASSNVDDEGLSVVERSACPTCGSCSGMFTANSMNCLTEALGLSLPGNGSTLATHAARRELFSEAGRTVVELAKRWYFSDDESALPRSIACKQAFENAMALDMAMGGSTNTVLHILAAAREGEVDFTIDDIDAIGRRVPCLSKVAPNSDYHMEDVHRAGGIPAILGELYRAGLLNEDVHAVHASSLHEWLSKWDVRSESPSAEAIELFHAAPGGVRTTEAFSTGNRWSALDTDAEHGCVRDVAHAYTADGGLAVLRGNLAENGAVIKSAGIDEELWRFQGPALVVESQEEAVSAILGKRVQPGHVLVVRYEGPSGGPGMQEMLHPTAFLKGAGLGKVCALITDGRFSGGSSGISVGHISPEAAAGGTIGLVADGDQILIDVRERTLKLLVDDDVLAERRAKMEASERPWQPADRQRPVSGALRAYARMATSADTGAVRDPGK encoded by the coding sequence ATGCCAGCTCTGCGTTCCCGTACCACCACCCACGGCCGCAACGCCGCGGGGGCTCGTTCCCTGTGGCGCGCGACCGGCATGACCGACAGCGACTTCGGCAAGCCGATCGTGGCGATCGCCAACTCCTACACCCAGTTCGTGCCGGGGCACGTACATCTGAAGGATCTTGGCGAGATCGTGGCCGACGCCGTACGGGAGGCGGGCGGTGTGCCGCGTGAGTTCCACACGATCGCCGTGGACGACGGCATCGCGATGGGACACAGCGGAATGCTGTACTCGCTGCCTTCCCGCGAGATCATCGCCGACTCCGTCGAGTACATGGTCAACGCCCACCAGGCCGATGCGCTGGTGTGCATCTCCAACTGCGACAAGATCACACCGGGCATGCTCAACGCCGCCATGCGGCTCAACATCCCCACCGTGTTCGTCTCCGGTGGTCCGATGGAAGCGGGCAAGGCCGTCGTGGTGGACGGCGTCGCGCAGGCGCCAACCGACCTGATCACCGCGATCTCGGCCTCCGCCAGCTCGAACGTGGACGACGAGGGACTTTCGGTGGTGGAGCGTTCCGCATGCCCTACCTGCGGCTCGTGCTCCGGCATGTTCACGGCGAACTCGATGAACTGCCTCACCGAGGCGCTCGGGCTCTCCCTTCCCGGCAACGGGTCCACATTGGCCACCCACGCCGCCCGTCGTGAGCTGTTCAGCGAGGCGGGCCGCACGGTGGTGGAACTCGCCAAGCGCTGGTACTTCTCCGACGACGAGTCGGCGCTGCCTCGCTCGATCGCCTGCAAGCAGGCCTTCGAGAACGCCATGGCCCTCGACATGGCCATGGGCGGTTCGACCAACACCGTCCTGCACATCCTCGCCGCCGCGCGGGAGGGCGAGGTCGACTTCACCATCGACGACATCGATGCGATCGGCCGCAGGGTGCCCTGTTTGTCCAAAGTGGCACCGAACTCCGACTACCACATGGAGGACGTGCACAGGGCAGGCGGGATTCCCGCCATTCTCGGAGAGCTGTACCGGGCCGGACTGCTCAATGAGGACGTGCACGCCGTCCACGCTTCGTCCCTGCACGAGTGGCTGTCCAAGTGGGACGTTCGGAGCGAATCACCCTCGGCCGAGGCGATCGAGTTGTTCCACGCCGCGCCGGGTGGCGTTCGCACCACGGAGGCGTTCTCGACCGGCAACCGGTGGTCCGCTCTGGACACCGACGCCGAGCACGGCTGCGTGCGTGATGTGGCACATGCCTACACCGCCGACGGCGGACTCGCGGTGTTGCGCGGCAATCTCGCCGAGAACGGCGCGGTCATCAAGTCCGCCGGAATCGACGAGGAGCTGTGGCGGTTCCAGGGGCCTGCGCTGGTCGTGGAGAGCCAGGAAGAAGCCGTGTCGGCGATTCTGGGCAAGCGCGTGCAGCCGGGTCATGTGCTGGTGGTGCGCTACGAGGGCCCCTCGGGTGGACCAGGGATGCAGGAGATGCTGCACCCGACGGCGTTCCTCAAGGGCGCGGGCTTGGGCAAGGTATGCGCGCTCATCACCGACGGCCGGTTCTCCGGTGGCTCCTCGGGGATCTCGGTGGGGCACATCTCCCCGGAGGCGGCGGCGGGCGGCACCATCGGACTTGTCGCCGACGGCGACCAGATCCTGATCGACGTGCGCGAGCGCACCCTGAAGCTGCTGGTGGACGACGACGTGCTGGCCGAACGCCGCGCGAAGATGGAGGCAAGCGAACGGCCGTGGCAGCCTGCGGACCGCCAGCGGCCGGTGAGCGGCGCGCTGCGGGCCTACGCCCGCATGGCGACCTCAGCCGACACCGGCGCGGTTCGCGACCCCGGCAAGTAG
- a CDS encoding DUF397 domain-containing protein encodes MNTGHLAARDKAAVRAELDLREATWQRLRPEGDTLEYAFVTHSDNLTYVALRQSSEPDGTTLVFTPSEWDAFLAGVRDGEFDRPR; translated from the coding sequence ATGAATACGGGACACTTGGCCGCCCGTGACAAGGCGGCCGTCCGCGCGGAACTCGACCTGCGCGAGGCCACCTGGCAACGGCTGCGCCCGGAGGGCGACACGCTCGAATACGCCTTCGTCACCCACAGCGACAACCTCACCTACGTCGCGCTGCGGCAGTCGTCCGAACCGGACGGGACAACCCTCGTTTTCACTCCGTCCGAATGGGACGCCTTCCTCGCCGGCGTGCGCGACGGCGAGTTCGACAGACCACGTTGA
- the ilvN gene encoding acetolactate synthase small subunit codes for MTNHTLSVLVENVPGVLARVSGLFSRRGFNIESLAVGPTENPEVSRMTIVVAVEEQPLEQVTKQLNKLVNVIKIVELDPASSVQRELLLVKVRADATVRSQVLETVQLFRAKVVDVSPEALTIEATGTSDKIGALLRMLEPYGVRELVQSGMVAVGRGARSITAASVR; via the coding sequence ATGACCAACCACACGCTGAGCGTTCTGGTGGAGAACGTGCCCGGCGTGCTCGCCAGGGTGTCGGGACTGTTCTCCCGCCGCGGCTTCAACATCGAATCCCTCGCCGTGGGGCCGACGGAGAACCCCGAGGTCTCCCGGATGACGATCGTGGTCGCCGTCGAAGAGCAACCGCTCGAACAGGTGACCAAGCAGCTCAACAAGCTCGTCAACGTCATCAAGATCGTGGAGTTGGACCCGGCCAGCTCGGTGCAGCGGGAACTGCTGCTCGTCAAGGTCAGGGCCGACGCCACGGTGCGCAGCCAGGTCCTGGAGACGGTGCAGTTGTTCCGCGCCAAGGTCGTCGACGTCTCGCCGGAGGCGCTCACCATCGAGGCCACCGGCACCAGCGACAAGATCGGTGCGCTGCTGCGGATGCTGGAACCGTACGGCGTGCGCGAACTCGTTCAGTCGGGCATGGTCGCCGTCGGCAGGGGCGCGCGGTCGATCACGGCGGCGTCGGTGCGCTGA
- a CDS encoding acetolactate synthase large subunit, translating to MTSATSRSETNAGPTSHQASPSQLGARPKPAPPAGTPVRVTGAQSLVRSLEAVGVEVVFGIPGGTILPAYDPLLDSTKVRHVLVRHEQGAGHAATGYAQATGKVGVCMATSGPGATNLVTPLADAHMDSVPLVAITGQQTRALIGTDAFQEADICGITMPITKHNFLVTDPADIPRVIAEAFHLASTGRPGPVLVDIPKDVLQEATSFAWPPELHLPGYRPTLRPHGKQVREAARLINNARRPVLYVGGGVLKAQASEQLRELAELTGIPVVTTLMARGAFPDSHSQHLGMPGMHGTVAAVAAMQRSDLLVALGARFDDRVTGQLSSFAPDATVVHADIDPAEISKNRKADVPIVGDCGEIITELIAAVKAERDSAPSVDLTPWWTQLNSWRDTFPAGYDWPSDGSLSPQYVIERIGALVGPDAVYAAGVGQHQMWAAQFISYERPRTWINSGGLGTMGFAVPAAMGAQLGCPDKQVWAIDGDGCFQMTNQELATCAIEGAPIKVAVINNGNLGMVRQWQNLFYAERYSNTDLGTHKHRIPDFTLLAEALGCAGLRCETKDEVDDVIRRAMEINDRPVVIDFVVGKDAQVWPMVAAGTGNDEIMAARGIRPLFEDDEVSQ from the coding sequence ATGACAAGCGCCACCTCGCGATCGGAAACGAATGCCGGGCCGACGTCACACCAGGCGTCGCCCAGCCAGCTAGGAGCACGGCCGAAGCCCGCCCCGCCCGCGGGAACACCGGTACGGGTTACCGGTGCGCAGTCGCTCGTGCGCTCGCTCGAAGCGGTCGGTGTCGAGGTGGTGTTCGGAATTCCGGGCGGCACCATCCTGCCCGCCTACGACCCGCTGCTCGACTCCACGAAGGTGCGGCACGTCCTGGTGCGGCACGAGCAGGGCGCGGGCCACGCCGCCACCGGATACGCGCAGGCGACCGGCAAGGTCGGTGTGTGCATGGCTACGTCGGGGCCGGGAGCCACGAACCTGGTGACCCCGCTGGCGGATGCGCACATGGACTCGGTGCCACTGGTGGCCATCACCGGCCAGCAGACCCGCGCGCTCATCGGCACCGACGCGTTCCAGGAAGCCGACATCTGCGGCATCACGATGCCGATCACCAAGCACAACTTCCTCGTCACCGATCCCGCGGACATCCCGAGGGTGATCGCCGAGGCGTTCCACCTCGCCAGCACCGGCAGGCCGGGGCCGGTGCTCGTGGACATCCCCAAGGACGTGTTGCAGGAGGCGACCTCCTTCGCCTGGCCTCCGGAGTTGCACCTGCCCGGTTACCGGCCGACCCTGCGCCCGCACGGCAAGCAGGTCCGGGAGGCCGCTCGGCTCATCAACAACGCGCGGCGGCCGGTGCTCTACGTCGGTGGTGGCGTGCTCAAGGCGCAGGCCTCGGAGCAGCTTCGGGAACTGGCCGAGCTGACCGGTATCCCGGTGGTCACCACGCTGATGGCGCGCGGTGCGTTCCCCGACTCCCATTCCCAGCACCTCGGGATGCCCGGGATGCACGGGACGGTGGCGGCGGTGGCCGCGATGCAGCGTTCGGACCTGCTCGTGGCACTGGGAGCGCGGTTCGACGACCGGGTCACCGGGCAGCTGTCCTCGTTCGCCCCGGACGCCACCGTCGTGCACGCCGACATCGACCCCGCGGAGATCTCGAAGAACCGCAAGGCCGACGTGCCGATCGTCGGTGACTGCGGCGAGATCATCACCGAGCTGATCGCCGCGGTGAAGGCCGAGCGCGACAGCGCGCCTTCGGTCGACCTCACACCGTGGTGGACGCAGCTCAACTCCTGGCGCGACACGTTCCCCGCGGGTTACGACTGGCCGTCCGACGGCAGCCTGTCCCCGCAGTACGTGATCGAGCGGATCGGCGCGCTGGTGGGGCCTGACGCGGTCTACGCGGCCGGTGTCGGTCAGCACCAGATGTGGGCGGCGCAGTTCATCTCCTACGAGCGGCCGCGCACCTGGATCAACTCCGGTGGTCTCGGCACGATGGGCTTCGCGGTGCCCGCCGCGATGGGTGCCCAGCTCGGCTGCCCCGACAAGCAGGTGTGGGCGATCGACGGGGACGGCTGCTTCCAGATGACCAACCAGGAACTGGCCACCTGCGCCATCGAGGGCGCGCCCATCAAGGTCGCCGTAATCAACAACGGCAACCTCGGCATGGTGCGGCAGTGGCAGAACCTGTTCTACGCCGAGCGCTACTCCAACACCGACCTCGGCACGCACAAGCACCGCATCCCCGACTTCACCCTGCTTGCCGAGGCGCTGGGCTGCGCGGGTCTGCGTTGCGAGACCAAGGACGAGGTCGACGACGTCATCCGGCGCGCGATGGAGATCAACGACCGCCCCGTCGTGATCGACTTCGTCGTGGGCAAGGATGCTCAGGTGTGGCCGATGGTCGCGGCGGGGACCGGTAACGACGAGATCATGGCCGCACGGGGTATCCGGCCGCTGTTCGAGGACGACGAGGTGTCGCAATGA
- a CDS encoding PH domain-containing protein produces MADDSTNQAAATPRESTRQAEPAASEATAEAGRRAIFRVPGTAMIAVLLLFGCVFPAATAIPALLPLLLIPIGLAWWVARTRTTATRDGITVRTLFGTKELPWEALRGLSITPKSKIEAVLADGSKIALPTVRTRHLPVLSLVSEGRLPDPSGLLDEPS; encoded by the coding sequence GTGGCAGACGACTCGACGAACCAGGCAGCGGCGACGCCGCGGGAGTCCACGCGGCAGGCCGAGCCCGCCGCAAGCGAGGCCACCGCCGAGGCGGGCAGGCGGGCGATCTTCCGCGTGCCCGGCACCGCCATGATCGCCGTGCTGCTGCTGTTCGGCTGCGTGTTCCCGGCCGCCACCGCGATCCCCGCGCTGCTTCCGCTGCTGCTGATCCCGATCGGGCTGGCCTGGTGGGTGGCACGCACCCGCACAACGGCCACTCGCGACGGCATCACGGTGCGAACGCTGTTCGGCACGAAAGAACTGCCGTGGGAGGCGCTGCGGGGGTTGTCGATCACGCCGAAATCGAAGATCGAAGCCGTGCTCGCCGACGGCAGCAAGATCGCGCTGCCCACGGTGCGGACCCGGCACCTGCCCGTGCTGTCACTCGTCAGCGAGGGCAGGCTGCCCGACCCCTCCGGCTTGCTCGACGAACCCTCCTGA
- the ilvC gene encoding ketol-acid reductoisomerase: MSVEIFYDDDADLSIIQGRKVAVIGYGSQGHAHALSLRDSGVDVRIGLPEGSKSRAKAEEEGLRVLTPAEAAGEADLIMILAPDTKQRSIYSEDIEPNLSDGDALFFGHGFNIRYELIKPPANVDVAMVAPKGPGHLVRRQFVDGKGVPCLIAVEQDPSGNAQALALSYAAAIGGARAGVIKTTFTEETETDLFGEQSVLCGGASALVQTGFEVLTEAGYAPEIAYFEVLHELKLIVDLMYEGGIARMRYSVSDTAEYGDLTRGPRVITPEVKENMRAILREIQDGTFAREWVAEDEAGRPNFRKLQEAGERHPIEETGAKLRGLMSWVDRPITETA; this comes from the coding sequence ATGTCAGTCGAAATCTTCTACGACGACGACGCCGATCTGAGCATCATCCAGGGTCGCAAGGTCGCCGTGATCGGGTACGGCAGCCAGGGCCACGCGCACGCCCTGAGCCTGCGCGACTCCGGTGTCGATGTCCGCATCGGTCTTCCCGAGGGGTCGAAGTCGCGGGCGAAGGCCGAGGAGGAGGGTCTGCGGGTACTGACGCCCGCAGAGGCGGCTGGCGAAGCCGACCTGATCATGATCCTGGCTCCCGACACCAAGCAGCGGTCCATCTACTCCGAGGACATCGAGCCGAATCTGTCCGACGGCGACGCGCTGTTCTTCGGGCACGGCTTCAACATCCGCTACGAGCTCATCAAGCCGCCGGCCAATGTGGACGTCGCGATGGTCGCGCCCAAGGGCCCGGGGCACCTGGTTCGCAGGCAGTTCGTCGACGGCAAGGGCGTGCCGTGCCTTATCGCGGTCGAGCAGGACCCGAGCGGCAACGCGCAGGCGCTTGCGCTGTCCTATGCCGCGGCCATCGGCGGTGCCCGCGCCGGCGTCATCAAGACGACGTTCACCGAGGAGACCGAGACAGACCTGTTCGGCGAGCAGTCCGTGCTTTGCGGTGGCGCCTCCGCGCTCGTGCAGACCGGGTTCGAGGTGCTGACCGAGGCGGGCTACGCACCGGAGATCGCCTACTTCGAGGTGCTGCACGAGCTGAAGCTCATCGTCGACCTCATGTACGAGGGCGGTATCGCGCGCATGCGGTACTCGGTGTCCGACACCGCCGAGTACGGTGACCTCACCCGTGGCCCGCGCGTGATCACTCCCGAGGTGAAGGAGAACATGCGGGCCATTCTGCGCGAAATCCAGGACGGCACGTTCGCGCGGGAGTGGGTCGCAGAGGACGAGGCGGGCAGGCCCAACTTCCGCAAGCTGCAGGAAGCCGGTGAGCGGCACCCGATCGAGGAGACCGGCGCCAAGCTGCGCGGGTTGATGTCCTGGGTGGATCGGCCCATCACCGAGACCGCCTGA
- a CDS encoding PQQ-dependent sugar dehydrogenase gives MRPGRRGNWPLAVVASAGLFLAGCAEFEDSAAPTSWQPAPQLTPEAGPQPDLPEAGTPGVPSAPPTSRTPVPPPDGCTDFDKAVIATCLDTVSAVAALPTDGSTVNVYAGERRSGTVFRVGANADQEEVARLDVEATGDGGLTGLALSPGYGEDGLVFAYITTDTDNRVVRFAEGEPAKPVLTGIPKGATGNRGALLADGRGSLLVATGNAGDSRAAADPKSLAGKVLRITPTGQPAQDNPDPDSPVLASGLHAPGGLCKTSDGSRLWVTDQAPDRDALYRIEAGEQLSVPAWTWPEKPGVTGCTDWTDVLAVATSEAANIQNLPLTEDGSVGGKPQVTMDGENGTSYGKLGALDPVTPDVAVAGTVNKDGGKPISSDDRVVLIVRQPASGSGRD, from the coding sequence ATCCGGCCCGGCAGGCGGGGGAACTGGCCGCTGGCCGTCGTGGCCAGCGCGGGGTTGTTCCTGGCCGGATGCGCCGAGTTCGAGGACTCCGCGGCCCCGACGAGCTGGCAGCCCGCTCCGCAGCTCACGCCGGAGGCAGGCCCGCAACCCGACCTGCCAGAGGCGGGCACACCCGGGGTACCGAGCGCACCGCCCACCTCACGCACCCCCGTGCCACCGCCGGACGGGTGCACCGACTTCGACAAGGCGGTCATCGCCACCTGCCTCGACACCGTGTCCGCCGTTGCCGCGCTGCCGACCGACGGCTCGACCGTGAACGTCTACGCGGGCGAACGCAGAAGCGGCACGGTGTTTCGGGTCGGCGCCAACGCCGACCAGGAAGAGGTCGCGCGGCTGGACGTGGAGGCCACCGGAGACGGGGGGCTCACCGGGCTGGCGCTGTCGCCCGGCTACGGCGAGGACGGTCTCGTCTTCGCCTACATCACCACCGACACCGACAACCGGGTCGTCCGCTTCGCCGAAGGTGAACCCGCCAAACCGGTGCTAACCGGAATCCCCAAGGGCGCGACCGGCAACCGGGGGGCATTGCTGGCCGACGGCAGGGGATCACTGCTGGTGGCGACCGGGAACGCAGGCGACTCGCGCGCCGCCGCGGACCCCAAGTCGCTGGCGGGCAAGGTGCTACGGATCACACCGACCGGGCAGCCTGCGCAGGACAATCCCGACCCCGACTCCCCCGTGCTCGCCAGCGGGTTGCATGCTCCCGGCGGGCTGTGCAAGACCTCGGACGGCTCCCGGCTCTGGGTGACGGACCAGGCACCCGATCGTGACGCGCTCTACCGGATCGAGGCGGGTGAGCAACTGTCGGTGCCCGCGTGGACCTGGCCGGAGAAGCCGGGCGTCACCGGGTGCACCGACTGGACGGACGTACTCGCCGTGGCCACCTCCGAAGCGGCCAACATACAGAACCTCCCGCTCACCGAGGACGGCTCCGTCGGTGGTAAGCCGCAGGTGACGATGGACGGCGAGAACGGCACCAGCTACGGCAAGCTCGGCGCGCTCGACCCGGTAACCCCGGACGTCGCTGTCGCGGGAACGGTCAACAAGGACGGTGGGAAGCCGATCTCCAGCGACGACAGGGTCGTCCTGATCGTCAGGCAACCTGCCTCGGGTTCCGGCCGCGACTGA